A portion of the Hoylesella buccalis ATCC 35310 genome contains these proteins:
- a CDS encoding alpha/beta hydrolase, whose product MKTRFLTFMLLLCASVCVSHAQKLEGSWTGKLSVQGVQLTLVFHIEKDKNSGFIGTMDSPDQSVKGVPATVNSLTADSVDIAISSIGARYLGKQQGDHIQGTFTQFGRSFPLMLNRGVEELKRPQTPHAPYPYLTEEVTFQNAKANAVFSGTLTYPVGYEQMNKQKVPVVLMVTGSGQENRNEEIFDHQPFLVLADYLARHGIASLRYDDRGFAKSTGDASQSTMKDNAEDARCGFNYLKSLKKFGKIGVMGHSEGGSIAMMLAAAGLPDFIVSLAGVAGRGDSLMLKQVYQAMEARGGASFARDYCKVLGAIYAYRNAKKDISHPEAVLDSLLKQTNVSLPALSRQSLLPVITMQTPWVLDFIATDMACYLPKIKCPVMAVNGSKDVQVDAHDNLSALRKGLKPNKKNLIKEYKGLNHLFQHCTTGQTTEYRLIEETFAPEVMQDIVDWIKAL is encoded by the coding sequence ATGAAAACAAGATTTCTCACTTTTATGCTTCTGTTGTGTGCTTCCGTTTGCGTATCGCATGCACAGAAATTGGAAGGTAGTTGGACGGGCAAACTGTCGGTTCAAGGTGTACAATTAACGCTTGTCTTTCACATTGAAAAGGACAAAAACAGCGGTTTCATCGGTACGATGGATAGTCCTGACCAAAGTGTAAAAGGTGTTCCTGCCACAGTGAACAGTCTTACAGCCGACTCTGTGGATATTGCTATCTCCTCTATTGGGGCTCGGTATCTCGGCAAACAGCAAGGAGACCACATTCAAGGAACGTTTACACAGTTTGGGAGGTCTTTCCCCTTGATGCTCAATCGTGGTGTGGAGGAACTAAAAAGACCGCAAACTCCGCATGCGCCTTATCCTTATCTAACAGAGGAAGTGACCTTTCAAAACGCCAAGGCGAATGCCGTTTTCTCGGGAACATTGACTTATCCTGTAGGGTATGAGCAGATGAACAAGCAGAAAGTACCTGTGGTACTGATGGTAACAGGTAGCGGTCAGGAAAATAGAAACGAGGAAATATTCGACCATCAGCCTTTCTTAGTCTTGGCAGATTACTTGGCTCGCCATGGCATTGCTTCGCTTCGGTACGATGACAGAGGGTTTGCAAAGTCAACAGGTGATGCTTCTCAATCGACGATGAAAGACAATGCGGAGGATGCCCGCTGTGGGTTCAACTACCTGAAAAGCCTGAAAAAGTTTGGAAAGATAGGTGTCATGGGACATAGTGAGGGTGGTAGTATTGCCATGATGTTGGCAGCAGCGGGCTTACCCGATTTCATTGTGAGTCTTGCAGGGGTTGCTGGACGTGGTGATAGCTTGATGTTGAAGCAAGTATATCAAGCGATGGAGGCGAGAGGTGGTGCTTCTTTCGCCCGCGATTACTGTAAGGTGTTGGGGGCTATTTATGCTTATAGAAATGCCAAGAAAGACATTTCTCACCCCGAAGCCGTGTTAGACTCCTTGTTGAAACAAACTAATGTGTCGCTCCCCGCATTGAGCCGGCAAAGTTTGTTACCCGTTATCACCATGCAAACTCCATGGGTTCTCGATTTCATCGCTACCGACATGGCTTGCTATCTTCCAAAAATCAAGTGTCCTGTCATGGCGGTGAATGGTAGTAAAGATGTGCAGGTAGATGCGCACGACAATCTTTCTGCCTTGCGAAAAGGCTTGAAACCCAACAAAAAGAACCTGATTAAAGAATACAAAGGACTGAACCATCTGTTCCAACACTGTACTACGGGGCAGACAACGGAGTATCGATTGATAGAAGAAACCTTTGCGCCAGAGGTGATGCAAGACATCGTTGATTGGATCAAGGCACTTTGA
- the deoC gene encoding deoxyribose-phosphate aldolase, whose product MAIKQNIEASKEQLNAKNAPKQTVNKYEQALKKFNTNLNDDDVREAVKKIIEEKVHTNDTLEVKKFLFGSIELTSLKCTDSDESIMAFTEKVNQFDTQYADLPHVATICVYPCFAQAVRDTLEVEGVEIACVSGSFPSSQALIEVKVAETALAVKDGATEIDIVMPVGKFLSGNYEEMCEDIQELKETCGDAAMKVILETGCLKTASNIKKASILSMYAGADYIKTSTGKEKVAATPEAAYVMCQAIKEYYDETGIQIGFKPAGGINSVMDALIYYTIVKEVLGEKWLTNKWFRLGTSRLANMLLSEIEGKEVKFF is encoded by the coding sequence ATGGCTATCAAACAAAACATAGAAGCATCGAAAGAGCAATTGAACGCTAAGAATGCGCCCAAGCAAACAGTCAATAAGTACGAACAGGCTTTGAAAAAGTTCAACACCAATCTCAACGACGATGACGTTCGTGAGGCGGTTAAGAAGATTATCGAAGAGAAAGTACATACCAATGACACCCTTGAGGTGAAGAAATTCCTGTTTGGAAGCATCGAACTGACCTCATTGAAATGCACCGATTCGGACGAAAGCATCATGGCATTTACCGAAAAAGTAAACCAGTTTGACACGCAATACGCTGACCTTCCCCACGTTGCCACCATCTGCGTGTATCCTTGTTTTGCTCAAGCGGTACGCGACACCTTGGAGGTCGAAGGCGTTGAAATAGCCTGCGTGTCGGGCAGTTTCCCCTCTTCACAAGCCCTCATCGAGGTAAAGGTAGCCGAAACAGCATTGGCAGTGAAAGATGGAGCTACGGAGATTGACATCGTAATGCCTGTAGGCAAATTCCTAAGCGGCAATTACGAAGAGATGTGCGAGGATATACAAGAGTTGAAAGAAACTTGCGGAGACGCAGCCATGAAGGTGATTTTAGAGACAGGATGCTTAAAAACAGCCTCAAACATCAAAAAAGCCTCTATCCTTTCCATGTATGCCGGAGCCGATTACATCAAGACTTCTACGGGCAAAGAGAAGGTGGCAGCCACGCCAGAAGCTGCGTATGTGATGTGCCAAGCCATCAAGGAATACTACGATGAAACGGGCATTCAGATAGGTTTTAAGCCTGCTGGCGGCATCAACTCGGTGATGGACGCCCTCATCTACTACACCATTGTGAAAGAAGTGTTAGGCGAAAAATGGCTTACCAACAAGTGGTTCCGCTTAGGTACCAGTCGCTTGGCGAACATGTTGCTCAGCGAAATTGAAGGAAAGGAAGTAAAATTCTTCTAA
- a CDS encoding nucleotide pyrophosphohydrolase, protein MEIKEAQQQVDRWIKEYGVRYFSELTNMACLTEEVGELARVISRTYGDQSFKPGETPNLADEMADVLWVLICLANQTGVDLTEAFEENMKKKTNRDKTRHINNPKLQ, encoded by the coding sequence ATGGAAATCAAAGAAGCACAGCAACAAGTAGACCGCTGGATTAAGGAATATGGCGTGCGCTATTTCTCCGAACTCACCAACATGGCGTGCCTCACCGAAGAGGTTGGCGAGTTGGCACGCGTCATCTCACGCACCTATGGCGACCAAAGTTTCAAGCCAGGAGAGACACCTAATCTTGCCGATGAAATGGCGGATGTGCTGTGGGTACTCATCTGTCTGGCCAACCAAACAGGGGTTGACCTGACCGAAGCTTTTGAAGAAAACATGAAGAAGAAAACAAACAGAGATAAAACAAGACATATTAACAACCCAAAACTTCAATAA
- the dtd gene encoding D-aminoacyl-tRNA deacylase, which translates to MRIVIQRVSDASVSIKDTMKSSIQQGFLILLGIGEDDTEDDIEWLVKKVVNLRVFDDEQGIMNKSILDINGEILVVSQFTLMASYKKGNRPSYIHAAGHEISIPLYELFCKRLSAQLGKEVGTGEFGADMQVKLVNDGPVTICMDTKNKE; encoded by the coding sequence ATGAGAATTGTCATACAAAGAGTTTCAGATGCATCGGTAAGCATCAAAGACACGATGAAATCGTCCATTCAGCAAGGTTTTCTAATCCTTTTAGGGATAGGTGAAGATGATACCGAAGACGATATTGAATGGCTTGTAAAGAAGGTTGTCAACCTTCGTGTGTTTGATGATGAACAGGGGATTATGAACAAATCTATCCTCGACATCAATGGCGAAATATTAGTAGTGAGCCAGTTTACCCTCATGGCATCATATAAAAAAGGCAATCGCCCCTCGTACATACATGCTGCAGGGCACGAGATTTCTATCCCACTCTACGAGTTGTTTTGCAAACGTTTGAGTGCCCAATTGGGGAAAGAAGTTGGCACTGGCGAGTTTGGTGCCGATATGCAGGTGAAATTAGTGAACGATGGTCCGGTAACCATCTGCATGGATACCAAAAATAAAGAGTAA
- the uvrC gene encoding excinuclease ABC subunit UvrC, translated as MNKEENLKRIDHLKSIALSMPGKPGSYQFYDQDHQIIYVGKAKNLKNRVSSYFRKEVDRYKTKVLVSKVWDITYTVVNTEEDALLLENSLIKKYNPRYNVLLKDGKTYPSICVTKEYLPRIFKTRRIDKRFGTYYGPYSQIAIMYSLLELIKKLYKPRTCRFPITPEGISQGKYKACLEYHIHNCKAPCVGKQTHENYQENIAQAREILKGNTREVSKILYQQMLKKAEELKFEEAEELKQKYEMLNNFVAKSEVVSNTIQDLDVFTLTDDNQKKNAFINYIHVKNGTINQSFTFEYKRKLDETDEELLITAIQEIRSRFKSKAKEIIVPFDINWSLSNATFFIPQRGDKKHLLDLSEMNGKQYKFDRLKRSEKLNPEQKQTRLMKELQTKLKLPKLPYHIECFDNSNISGTDAVAGCIVFKGMKPSKKDYRKYNIKTVSGPDDYASMQEVVRRRYSRMMEEQTPLPDLIITDGGKGQMEVVREVVEDELHLHIPIAGLAKNDRHRTNELLFGFPPQVIGLKADSELFHLLTHIQDEVHRYAISFHRDKRSKHALHSELDDIKGIGPKTKELLLKALKSVKRIKDADLETLTEIIKETKAKIIFNHFHPNNP; from the coding sequence ATGAACAAAGAGGAAAACTTAAAGAGAATTGACCATCTAAAAAGTATAGCGTTGAGCATGCCTGGGAAGCCTGGCAGCTACCAATTCTATGATCAAGACCACCAAATTATATATGTAGGTAAGGCCAAGAACTTGAAAAATCGTGTCTCTTCGTATTTCAGAAAGGAAGTAGATCGCTACAAAACCAAGGTCCTTGTCAGTAAAGTTTGGGACATCACTTACACCGTAGTCAATACAGAAGAGGATGCACTGCTACTCGAAAACAGTCTTATTAAGAAGTACAATCCACGCTACAACGTACTGTTGAAAGACGGAAAGACCTACCCAAGCATTTGTGTGACGAAAGAATATCTACCCAGAATCTTCAAAACCAGGCGCATTGACAAGCGATTTGGCACCTATTATGGTCCCTATAGCCAAATCGCAATCATGTATTCTCTTCTTGAACTCATCAAAAAACTCTACAAACCACGCACCTGCCGCTTCCCTATCACCCCAGAAGGTATCAGTCAAGGCAAGTATAAAGCTTGTTTGGAGTATCACATTCACAACTGTAAAGCGCCCTGCGTGGGAAAACAGACACATGAAAACTATCAGGAAAACATTGCTCAAGCCCGTGAAATATTAAAGGGAAACACCCGAGAAGTGAGCAAAATACTCTACCAACAAATGCTAAAAAAGGCAGAAGAACTGAAGTTTGAAGAGGCTGAAGAGCTTAAGCAAAAATACGAAATGCTCAACAATTTCGTGGCGAAGAGTGAGGTAGTAAGCAACACCATACAAGACTTAGACGTGTTTACCCTCACAGATGACAACCAGAAAAAGAACGCATTCATCAACTACATCCACGTCAAAAACGGCACTATCAACCAGAGTTTTACCTTTGAATACAAACGAAAACTTGATGAAACCGATGAAGAACTGCTCATTACTGCCATTCAAGAAATCAGAAGCAGGTTTAAAAGCAAGGCCAAAGAGATCATCGTACCCTTCGACATCAACTGGAGTTTGAGCAATGCTACCTTCTTCATCCCCCAACGTGGGGACAAAAAACACCTGCTGGACCTGTCTGAAATGAACGGGAAACAGTATAAATTTGATCGACTCAAACGATCGGAAAAGCTCAATCCGGAACAAAAACAGACCCGTTTGATGAAGGAATTGCAAACCAAACTCAAGCTCCCCAAGCTGCCCTATCATATCGAATGTTTCGACAACTCTAACATATCCGGCACCGATGCCGTAGCAGGCTGCATCGTATTCAAGGGCATGAAACCCTCAAAGAAAGACTACCGCAAATACAACATCAAGACCGTGAGCGGTCCAGACGATTACGCTTCCATGCAAGAGGTGGTGCGTCGCCGATACAGCAGGATGATGGAAGAGCAGACACCCCTACCCGACTTGATTATCACCGATGGCGGAAAAGGGCAGATGGAGGTAGTAAGAGAGGTGGTAGAAGACGAACTGCACCTGCACATACCCATCGCAGGACTGGCTAAAAACGACCGCCACAGAACCAACGAACTTTTATTCGGTTTTCCACCACAAGTCATTGGTTTAAAGGCAGATAGCGAACTTTTCCACCTCCTCACGCACATTCAAGATGAAGTGCATCGATATGCCATCAGCTTTCATCGCGACAAACGAAGCAAACACGCACTACACAGCGAATTAGACGACATCAAAGGCATCGGTCCCAAAACCAAAGAGCTACTCCTGAAAGCCCTGAAAAGCGTGAAAAGAATCAAAGACGCAGATCTTGAAACGCTCACCGAAATCATCAAAGAAACAAAGGCAAAAATCATTTTCAATCATTTTCACCCCAACAATCCATAA
- a CDS encoding adenine phosphoribosyltransferase, producing MNNKLLLDNLRSIQDWPIKGVNFRDVTTLFKNPECLRTISDEMYELYKNKGITKIVGIESRGFVMSSAIAIKLGAGIVLCRKPGKLPCETVQESYAKEYGIDTIEIHKDAINENDIVLLHDDLLATGGTMKAACDLVKKFHPKKIYANFIIELKSEFPHCREQFDKDIEIESLLQF from the coding sequence ATGAACAACAAATTACTTTTGGACAATTTGCGCAGCATACAAGATTGGCCAATCAAAGGAGTGAACTTCAGAGATGTTACTACTCTATTCAAAAATCCTGAGTGTTTACGAACCATCAGCGATGAAATGTACGAATTATACAAAAACAAAGGCATCACAAAGATTGTGGGAATCGAGAGTCGTGGCTTTGTGATGTCATCCGCCATCGCTATCAAATTAGGTGCTGGAATCGTCTTATGTCGCAAGCCAGGCAAACTTCCTTGCGAAACAGTACAAGAAAGTTACGCCAAAGAATACGGCATCGACACCATCGAAATTCATAAAGATGCTATCAACGAGAATGACATTGTTCTATTACACGACGACCTGTTAGCAACTGGAGGGACAATGAAAGCGGCCTGTGATCTTGTGAAGAAGTTCCATCCAAAGAAGATTTATGCAAACTTTATCATTGAACTCAAGAGCGAGTTCCCACACTGCAGAGAGCAGTTTGACAAAGACATCGAGATTGAATCACTGTTGCAATTTTAA
- the mnmG gene encoding tRNA uridine-5-carboxymethylaminomethyl(34) synthesis enzyme MnmG — MKFKYDVIIIGGGHAGCEAATASANMGASTCLITMDMNKVGQMSCNPAIGGIAKGQIVREIDALGGQMGLITDATAIQFRMLNKGKGPAVWSPRAQCDRGKYIWEWRKVLDNTPLLDIWQDEAHELIVENGEAVGVITVWGVEFRAKSVVITAGTFLNGLMHIGRHQLPGGRCAEPAVYHLSESISRHGIRVDRMKTGTPVRIDARTVHFEDMERQDGENDFHQFSYMSEHRKLKQLPCWTCYTNQECHEVLRQGLSDSPLFNGQIQSTGPRYCPSVETKLVTFPDKDQHPLFLEPEGESTNEMYLNGFSSSMPLHIQLEAIHKIPAFRDAKIYRAGYAIEYDYFDPTQLKQTLESKVLKGLFLAGQVNGTTGYEEAAGQGLVAGVNAALHCTNSEPFVMHRDESYIGVLIDDLTTKGVDEPYRMFTSRAEYRILLRQDDADARLTEKAYQLGLANRERYDWWMEKKESIKALLDFCNQTPIKPNEINNFLESIGTSPLHGTSKISDLVGRPQVSLTQLAEHITTLKEMLNKPRNRKEEIAEATEIKIKYKGYIEREKLMAEKMHRLRDIKIKGRFQYSELHELSTEARQKLERIDPETLAQASRIPGISPSDINVLLVLLGR; from the coding sequence ATGAAATTCAAATACGACGTTATAATAATAGGTGGTGGACACGCTGGTTGCGAGGCAGCGACGGCATCGGCCAACATGGGAGCAAGTACTTGTCTCATCACCATGGACATGAACAAGGTGGGACAGATGAGTTGCAACCCAGCCATTGGCGGCATAGCGAAAGGACAAATCGTTCGCGAGATTGACGCTTTGGGGGGACAGATGGGCCTCATTACCGACGCAACGGCCATCCAGTTTCGTATGCTCAACAAGGGTAAAGGACCTGCTGTGTGGAGTCCTCGCGCACAATGCGACCGAGGAAAATACATCTGGGAATGGAGAAAAGTGTTGGACAACACCCCACTTCTTGACATTTGGCAAGATGAAGCCCACGAATTAATCGTAGAAAACGGAGAAGCCGTTGGCGTAATTACGGTTTGGGGAGTTGAGTTTAGAGCGAAAAGCGTAGTTATCACAGCAGGAACTTTCTTGAATGGTCTGATGCATATCGGGCGACATCAACTGCCAGGCGGACGTTGTGCCGAGCCTGCGGTGTATCATTTGAGTGAAAGTATTTCGAGACACGGCATCCGTGTGGATCGCATGAAGACGGGTACTCCTGTCAGAATAGATGCGCGAACGGTGCATTTTGAGGACATGGAACGGCAGGATGGCGAGAACGATTTCCATCAATTCAGCTACATGAGTGAACATAGAAAGCTGAAACAACTACCTTGTTGGACATGTTATACCAATCAAGAATGTCACGAAGTATTGAGGCAAGGATTGTCAGATTCTCCCCTTTTCAACGGACAAATACAAAGTACAGGCCCTCGTTATTGCCCTTCGGTGGAGACAAAGCTTGTTACTTTTCCCGACAAAGACCAGCATCCACTGTTTTTAGAACCTGAAGGAGAAAGCACCAACGAAATGTATTTGAACGGCTTTTCATCGAGTATGCCGCTGCATATACAACTGGAAGCAATCCACAAGATACCCGCTTTTCGCGATGCAAAAATCTACCGAGCCGGCTATGCCATAGAGTATGATTACTTTGACCCTACCCAATTGAAACAAACGTTGGAATCGAAGGTTTTGAAAGGTTTGTTCTTAGCTGGGCAAGTGAACGGCACTACCGGATATGAAGAAGCGGCCGGACAAGGTTTGGTGGCTGGAGTGAACGCTGCACTGCATTGCACCAACAGCGAACCTTTCGTCATGCACCGTGATGAAAGCTACATCGGTGTGCTGATAGATGACTTGACAACCAAAGGAGTTGATGAGCCTTATCGCATGTTTACATCACGCGCTGAATACAGAATTCTATTAAGGCAAGACGATGCCGACGCACGATTGACGGAGAAAGCGTACCAATTAGGCCTGGCAAATCGCGAGCGTTACGATTGGTGGATGGAGAAGAAGGAAAGCATTAAGGCTCTTCTTGATTTCTGTAATCAAACACCGATTAAACCGAATGAAATCAACAATTTCCTTGAAAGCATAGGAACTTCCCCCCTTCACGGCACCTCCAAGATATCTGACCTCGTGGGGCGGCCACAAGTATCGTTGACACAACTTGCCGAACATATCACGACTTTGAAAGAAATGCTTAATAAACCTCGCAACCGAAAGGAAGAGATTGCAGAGGCAACAGAGATAAAAATCAAATATAAAGGTTATATTGAGCGTGAAAAACTCATGGCCGAAAAGATGCACCGCCTAAGGGATATCAAGATAAAAGGACGCTTTCAATATAGCGAATTACATGAATTATCTACGGAAGCTCGCCAAAAGTTAGAGCGAATCGACCCCGAAACGCTCGCACAAGCCAGCAGAATACCGGGTATTTCACCAAGCGATATCAATGTTCTTCTGGTTCTATTAGGGAGATAA
- a CDS encoding beta-N-acetylglucosaminidase domain-containing protein — protein sequence MNYLKLGTILFVGLLSSHVSMSQVSGFDLSSQRKESADVPKLTGHQVDHKGLIINPVPNYLNLSISGTLDVTTGVKLSTKLGRQKRDIKEDLAFLPLQSAGVPLNIALENTVKSCSVKPVSGAYSLRINRQGIDIVGYDDAGVYYGIQTLRQIMESPIAQNGKTLPYLEVNDYPVFPYRGIIEGFYGTPWSHKVRLSLIDFYGKYKLNTYVYGPKDDPYHSSPNWRKPYPADEAKNIHELVEACDKNKVEFVWAIHPGKDIKWNEEDYNNLKHKFDLMYQLGVRSFAIFFDDISGDGTNPARQVELLNRLTKEFVKVKGDVSPLIICPTDYSRAWANPTPEGSLSVYGRTLDPSVRVFWTGDVVCSDVTRTTLAWVNSRIKRPALFWWNYPVTDYVRHIVLQGPVYGLENTVTAGEMTGLLSNPMEHGEASKLALYSVADYAWNPTAYNALDSWERGLAVMAPQAKDAYRTFAIHSADTETGYRRDESWETTTFSFDHYTPKQYDDLMREFEKIEKVPAQLEQGLANRGLFNELRPWLTEFGKLGTRGKNALKLMEMFKHEAPEAFWNSYVQNLMSAEDKKTYDAHRSGTMKLQPFYEKAMEDMSEAFYEQLAGKKSAIQRPIGSYPSVYTTQSKHMLDADSLSFYHSGIAQKTGDWVGLDLGKVMPIWEVDLKQGRNATDDVDYFDHAILECSADGQTWHPLIADLQKQYDIHWTGQGVQGRYVRLRKLPSEKTHWLAIRTFKVNPITLSHLDFDVHTDQGEKAIRAFDEQPLTSFHLAGTLSFDIPKHTQRYILLMKLPENQSVKVKQHDKKGRVVAETTVSSSFHQLDVAKKATRLTIEGNAEIFEIIRK from the coding sequence ATGAATTATCTTAAACTTGGAACTATTTTATTCGTAGGACTTTTGTCCTCCCATGTGAGCATGTCACAAGTGTCTGGTTTCGATTTGTCATCACAACGCAAGGAAAGTGCAGACGTACCAAAGCTGACAGGGCATCAAGTTGATCACAAAGGATTGATAATCAATCCCGTACCTAACTATCTCAATCTTTCCATTAGTGGAACATTAGACGTCACGACTGGGGTCAAATTATCTACTAAACTCGGTCGGCAGAAACGAGATATCAAAGAGGATTTGGCCTTTCTGCCCTTGCAATCCGCTGGCGTTCCCTTGAACATTGCCTTGGAAAATACAGTTAAAAGCTGCAGTGTGAAGCCCGTCAGCGGCGCTTATTCGTTGCGCATTAATCGGCAAGGCATTGATATTGTGGGCTATGATGATGCCGGTGTGTACTATGGCATCCAGACTTTGCGCCAGATTATGGAAAGTCCCATCGCCCAAAACGGCAAGACCCTGCCTTATTTGGAGGTCAATGATTATCCCGTATTCCCATACCGTGGCATCATTGAAGGATTCTATGGCACCCCCTGGTCACACAAGGTGCGCCTATCGTTGATTGATTTTTATGGCAAATACAAGTTGAACACATACGTTTACGGACCCAAAGACGACCCCTATCACAGTTCACCCAACTGGCGAAAGCCTTATCCGGCGGACGAAGCTAAGAACATTCATGAGCTGGTAGAGGCCTGTGATAAAAACAAGGTAGAGTTTGTTTGGGCCATTCATCCAGGCAAAGACATCAAGTGGAATGAGGAAGATTACAACAACCTGAAGCACAAATTCGACCTGATGTACCAACTGGGAGTCCGCTCGTTCGCCATCTTCTTTGATGATATCTCTGGTGATGGAACCAATCCAGCCAGGCAAGTAGAGCTGTTGAACCGCCTGACAAAAGAGTTTGTCAAGGTCAAAGGAGACGTTTCGCCACTCATCATTTGTCCCACAGACTATAGCCGAGCCTGGGCCAACCCAACGCCCGAAGGCAGCTTGTCGGTGTATGGTCGAACCTTAGACCCATCGGTGAGGGTGTTCTGGACAGGCGATGTCGTATGCAGTGACGTCACACGAACGACCTTAGCGTGGGTCAATTCACGCATCAAGCGACCGGCTCTGTTTTGGTGGAACTATCCCGTGACCGACTATGTGCGCCACATCGTGTTGCAAGGACCCGTCTATGGATTGGAAAACACCGTCACCGCAGGCGAGATGACCGGTCTGCTGAGCAATCCCATGGAGCATGGTGAAGCCTCTAAACTTGCTTTGTACAGCGTTGCTGACTACGCTTGGAACCCTACAGCCTATAACGCATTGGACAGTTGGGAGCGCGGATTGGCGGTGATGGCACCGCAGGCAAAGGACGCATATCGCACCTTTGCCATCCATTCTGCCGACACAGAAACGGGTTATCGGCGTGACGAATCGTGGGAAACAACAACCTTCAGCTTCGACCATTACACCCCAAAACAATATGATGACCTCATGCGTGAGTTCGAAAAGATAGAGAAGGTGCCGGCACAGTTGGAACAAGGATTGGCCAACCGAGGGCTGTTCAACGAGTTGCGTCCATGGCTCACCGAGTTCGGCAAGTTAGGAACGCGCGGTAAAAATGCGTTGAAACTCATGGAGATGTTTAAGCATGAAGCCCCGGAAGCATTCTGGAACAGCTATGTGCAGAACCTCATGAGCGCGGAAGACAAGAAGACTTACGATGCTCATCGGTCGGGAACCATGAAGCTACAGCCGTTTTATGAAAAGGCCATGGAGGACATGAGCGAGGCCTTCTATGAGCAACTCGCGGGGAAAAAGTCAGCCATACAGCGTCCCATCGGATCTTATCCCAGCGTGTATACCACGCAGAGCAAGCACATGTTGGATGCCGATTCCCTCTCATTCTATCATTCGGGCATCGCACAAAAGACGGGTGATTGGGTTGGACTGGACCTGGGAAAGGTGATGCCGATTTGGGAAGTTGACCTCAAGCAAGGCCGCAATGCGACAGATGACGTAGATTATTTCGACCATGCCATCCTTGAATGCTCTGCTGACGGACAGACCTGGCACCCCCTCATCGCCGACCTTCAGAAGCAGTACGATATTCATTGGACGGGGCAGGGTGTGCAGGGACGCTATGTACGCTTGCGCAAACTACCTTCAGAGAAGACCCATTGGTTGGCCATTCGCACGTTCAAGGTCAATCCTATCACGTTGTCACACCTGGATTTTGACGTACACACAGACCAAGGCGAGAAGGCCATCCGTGCTTTTGATGAACAACCTTTGACCTCTTTCCATCTTGCTGGCACCCTTTCGTTCGACATTCCAAAGCATACGCAGCGTTATATTTTGCTGATGAAGCTGCCCGAAAATCAGTCGGTCAAGGTGAAACAACATGACAAGAAGGGACGTGTTGTGGCTGAAACTACCGTTAGCTCATCCTTCCATCAACTTGATGTCGCGAAAAAAGCTACCCGCCTAACCATCGAGGGCAACGCAGAAATTTTTGAAATCATCCGCAAGTAA